One region of Oncorhynchus masou masou isolate Uvic2021 unplaced genomic scaffold, UVic_Omas_1.1 unplaced_scaffold_1280, whole genome shotgun sequence genomic DNA includes:
- the LOC135530164 gene encoding uncharacterized protein LOC135530164: MLALPQTLTQTTSYSVLPAIKKGTKVTLQSSSSLSLSDDNKEALGAVCQVLTTRVGDILNSTCNNDYKARLIIQKGLDSGARERFPDSLCSSSPKDEEEVVVSVMTVSYPKPSTSTQAAWAAPAQTLEEEVGGAEVSEMSSLMPTKNRQDPLEKIPSLLPGKEHILLCSTPWATVMSPQTLKFILHGIMRANDPFRLMKDLFVEVQHALKYADISVVFGLEESIQFSGEDAVKAIVKTAAKRLSLRSDSNRAQLRAARSGSEGAIRCMADTITQVIDDYSEDCSSDGHFGARRSRGSGRSHSSRSDVTLTEELLAWRETLEEDREEMADDSTGLEKTSVSSAISEKSQVISYLSESTKPISSALSTDLEDITSTQKKEKEEAMKKEVRKSGKKKRGNNKNQKKNKVSPLGNDSTVAADEPKKKQALLPRITAALAKLFCFPFKKKMQRRSAEACPVLKVPLHYPADAEILGATP; encoded by the exons ATGTTGGCACTGCCTCAAACTCTAACTCAAACAACCAGTTACA GTGTCCTGCCAGCTATCAAGAAGGGCACTAAAGTTACCCTCCAGTCCtccagctccctctccctctccgatGACAACAAGGAGGCACTAG GGGCCGTCTGCCAGGTCCTGACCACCAGGGTGGGAGACATCCTGAACAGTACCTGCAACAACGATTACAAGGCCAGACTCATCATCCAGAAAG GATTGGATTCCGGTGCCAGGGAAAGGTTCCCTGACTCTCTGTGTTCCTCTTCACCCAAGGACGAAGAGGAGGTGGTTGTAAGTGTCATGACTGTCTCATACCCTAAGCCCTCCACCTCAACCCAGGCAGCATGGGCAGCTCCTGCCCAGACTCTGGAAGAAGAGGTGGGGGGGGCTGAGGTCTCCGAGATGAGCTCCCTGATGCCCACCAAAAACAGGCAGGACCCCCTGGAGAAGattccctccctcctaccaggcAAGGAGCACATCCTCCTTTGCAGCACTCCCTGGGCCACCGTCATGAGCCCCCAGACTCTGAAGTTTATTCTCCACGGCATCAT GAGGGCCAATGACCCCTTCAGGCTGATGAAGGATCTCTTTGTGGAGGTCCAGCATGCCCTGAAGTATGCTGACATCTCTGTCGTCTTTGGCCTGGAGGAGAGCATCCAATTCAGTGGGGAGGATGCGGTGAAGGCCATCGTGAAGACTGCGGCTAAAAGATTGTCCTTGCGTTCGGACTCCAACCGGGCTCAACTGCGTGCCGCACGCTCTGGTAGTGAGGGAGCCATCAGGTGCATGGCGGACACCATCACACAAGTCATAGATGACTATTCAGAGGACTGTAGTTCCGATGGCCATTTTGGAGCCAGGAGGAGCCGTGGTAGTGGGAGGTCACACTCCTCAAGGAGTGACGTCACCCTCACCGAGGAGCTCCTGGCTTGGAGGGAAACCCTAGAAGAGGACCGAGAGGAGATGGCTGATGACAGCACTGGTTTGGAAAAGACCAGTGTAAGCTCAGCCATCTCTGAAAAGTCCCAGGTTATTAGCTACCTTTCTGAAAGCACCAAGCCCATCAGCAGCGCCCTCTCCACAGACCTCGAGGACATCACCTCCACACAG aagaaagagaaggaagaggcTATGAAGAAAGAAGTGAGGAAGTCAGGAAAGAAGAAGCGAGGAAATAACAAGAACCAGAAGAAGAACAAGGTGTCTCCTCTTGGCAATGATA GTACTGTGGCTGCAGATGAGCCTAAGAAAAAACAGGCTCTCCTCCCCCGGATCACAGCCGCCCTGGCAAAACTATTTTGCTTCCCCTTCAAAAAGAAAATGCAAAGA CGATCAGCAGAGGCCTGCCCTGTGCTAAAAGTTCCACTCCATTATCCTGCTGACGCTGAGATACTGGGAGCAACTCCATGA